The segment CGCCATCCACCATTTAGATATCAGAAAAGTGGCTTGCAACATGTATATTTCTTATCACCAACCTTAGTCGTCTTGGATACTATTCTGTAAgggtttttatatcttttttgcTGATGAATAAGTATAtataacgataaaaaaaaacacaaaattaaagagataataCTGGTATTTATActcattttgtttatatatatattttttaacctaGCTCGATGAGCTATATGTTCTTCATCGATCATGTTTACGATGCCAATCTTTATCTAATTCTTCCCTGGAAGGATGTAAGCAAACTTTGAGAAAGTTGTTATAgagtaacctttttttttcacctcATAAAATACGCATCCTTGAATAAAAAAGCTTGTTTAAGATTTCCGACACTATTCTCGATGAGTTTCTCCTGTCGCTgcattgaatttcttttaaattaccAGCGCTGCTGTAATAAAATCTGGGaagaattatactatttatatatatatatatatatatttggtttcgTTGATGGATCAAATTGAGTTCCTTATCAAAGATAACGCAAATAAGATAAACTGTTCGAGGGGGGAAATGAAGCGTCCATGATTTTGTTGCCGGCCCatgtttttctgtgtttttttagcAGTGATGGCGGCCTATATTGGTTAGCACGCAGAAACTAGCTTCCATGAATCTTCCACGAATACTGTGATGGTTGCGAAACATAtgcaaaaatttaattataccgTGAATTGTGCTGGTCAGATTATGAAATGGAAATTCTTTTTCCTGGCTCTCTTAACTCCTCCTAAGTCACGTGCAAGCAAAactcaaatttattattatacgATTGAGGTTTGTATTTTAGGGAGAGAGAGGTTTGACTTTTGAGTAGAGGCGGAGTTAGGGGACTGGTGGCGGCAGGGGCAGGGGCAGGggcaagaattttttatttttttttctagcaccTCTTCTtccataaattagatttttaattttaaaaataaaaaaaattaattttagtttttctaaaaaaaattctttgatttGTTCATATCAAACTAAAATTCCTAACTCCATCTTTGGGTGATGGCCGCTCGTCACCCTcccaaagattaaaaaaaagaaacccttgatttgatgaatttcttaaaaataaacctGTTAGCTATTTTGGTATAAAATGATCCTGTGGGAATTAATGagttatttattatcttttaatatgcAATTTCGAACAATACATAGATTTTGAAATGTACATTATTGCAGGTTCTTATCATTTCACCAATACTGGGTCCGCGAATTATATAGTTGTCAGCAGTATTTAGCAGCTAGAGGTTAATTCCTcgttgaaaaaaacaaaaattatatataatacataCCACTAGCAACGTCGATCCAAAAACAGTTCTAGCAGGTGATCTAAGAagaaatctataaaaataatattttacagcCATGATAACAAAAAGTAAAACCTGGTTGTCCACTTGTCTGTAAATTTCTCAATTCACAGAAACTAGCCACTTCTTGTCATTTTAGGGATCCCGGAAGCCAAATCTctcacaaagaaaagaaaagaaagagaaacccATAAAAGGCCAAAGATAGAGAGGTAACAGAAATAGACCTTTCTTGCGTTGACAAGAGGGCATCTTCAACAATATTTTATGTCCATTTGTGGGCTTTATATATGAACTAGGACAGAGCTAGTTATAATCGTTCCATGCCGAGATTGACCCCTTGAAGACGCAAGTGAGAGAACATCTTGTGAGACTCTATCTGTTCTGGCTCCTTGATTTGCCCTCTTCCATCACCCTCTTCATCCCTCCCCCAATTCTTGAGATATACTCCAGTTATGTCTAATATTTTATCTTGAATCATCTTTCTGTTTCACTTTGTTGTCAAAACAATTTCTAgctgtttgttttcctttaatttgCACGACCACTTCTTCTCTTTGTTTAGTAGATATGAGTAACTCAATGATGCCAAGGATGAAGGTCATGGTTTATTTGGTTTATGACAGAGGTTAACCTGAATCCACTATGCATCTGATTAACATATGATCAAAGCattctttctcattttcttcttagttaAGTAGAAACTCCATACCCAAATCACCAATTCTTTTACCTTGTTTTCAATTATAAGGATTGAGGAGGTGGTATGTGTTGCTAAGTCCAACAATATACATCAATACTTTTCTTTAGCTATATTTAATTAGTTCTTGCCGTACAAATTTTGTGTATTTCGTGTCAtcataaacatatatttttgaatggatgtGAGCAAGGGGAAAGGAAAGTTCAAAGGTAATCTGATCATCAAGACATGGGAGAGATGCATATCGTTTGGCAGGGGAAGCAAGAGAACGTCAAGACTGGAACGTTCTTTAACACCAAAGAGCAAATCATGCCCGCATATTAAAGTTTCACTTGAAGACGACCATGATCAAAAACATTCCAGGAAATCACGCGTAGCTCCTGAAGGTTGCTTCTCAGTCTACGTTGGACCCCAGAAACAAAGGTTTGTGATCAAGACAGAGTATGCAAACCACCCACTATTCAAGATTCTGCTTGAAGAAGCAGAGTCTGAGTATGGTTACAACCCTGAAGGCCCTCTAACACTACCCTGCAACGTTGATATCTTCTACAAAGTGTTGATGGCTATGGAGGACACTGGTATTGATAACAAGATTCATCGCGGATGTAGCTTTGCCAAGAATTATGGATCTTATCACCTTCTCAGCCCATCGAGGATGATTGTTTTGAATCAGTTTTAAATTAAGTCTATGTAGAATTGTGTTGTTGTTTCGATAATTAGAGCTTGTCAGGTATGTGTGTGTGGTAAGGTGAGCTGTGGGGTTAAGCCTTTAAGGTTGAGTTATGTCTTATCCTATGTTTAATCATGTACTACTGTACAGGATAAGCAGAGGACTGGAAAAGTATATCCAGGCCATCTATGTAAGATTTACTTCTGTTATGTGAATTTCTGTTTAATTAAGCCGTCTAATATTGCTGTCTTATCATGtgcctccttttgtttttattttgatatgcgaAATATAAACCCCAACAGGAATTCATTATATTTCATCGAATCATATATATAAGATTCAACGTAGCTTGAATTCAGGATAGCAATTTGGGTggattaatcaattttttctataaaaaaaaactctgaaataatgttttttttttttttataaaaacatctaGGTTATTCACTTGTCTAATCTAAGTTGACGGGTTATCAGGTTAATAATAAAGAAGGACAGAAAACTAATTATACAAACAAGTTATACAGAAGTGAAGTATGTGAACTAATTGGTTTTGACTTGGGAAAAATCAAGGTGGTGGAGGAAGTTGTCAGTATGAATCCTCCTTTCCGCAAACGATTCAGCTAGGAAAAGGCAAAACATGAGAATCTATACAATCCTTCCCAAAATAAGAGCAATTTAGTTGAAAATGTACGTCTTATGCCAAGGCGGGCTAGTTGCTTTTGTCCAGTTCCCTCTGTGTGTCCGCTCAAAGGACAAATAGCAgactataatattaataaaggtTTAGAATCTCAGCTTCAGAGTTTGGAGGATTCACGGTTGGAAGACAATTAACCTCGATTATCTCATCCAAATCTTACGAGACCGCCCATCTGAccacaaactaaaataaaacatttttcgCCTCTTAAATCGAtaataaaggggaaaaaaaaatagaggtatCAATCATAGTCAAGAAAGAGATGCACATTACAATTTATTAGATGATGATGAATCCAGCGATGACATGTAGATGTAGGGActcttgtttaataaaaattactttttaaaatgtttttttattttaaaataatatatttttttaatttttatcgcttaatacatcaaaataatcagtTGAAacctcagaaaaaaaaatttaaaatcaaaactagcGTTGAACcgcaattataaataatatagtaATAAACGAGTTGATTATACAGCACAGTTCAAAGCATGAGATTGACTTCTTCCTagggaaaataaaattgactcgTAATTAAAATGATGTCACACATGGAGGCGTGTTAGCTAGCCACTTGTAGGTGGTGATCACTCGATTCCTATCCTAAGCTCTGCTATGTCCAAAATGTATTATGAGATTAATTAGTTGTGTTGGAGTAATCAATAAGCCATGTCTTGCTTGTATTCTATTAATTATACTCGAAATCATAAGCTTTGGTcggtttttaaaaacatttaatacgTGCCCCCTCGTGATGTTAATAATATAAACGGTCATGCACTCCCTCTACAGCATTGGCAATCCTAGCTTCTCTTCCGAATTTCGGAACTAAttcgattttttatttatttatcggtTATTGTTGTTGTCTTAAAGACAGATTTATTTTGGAAATATAGATTATAACatgttttctctatttttcttattttcaaaaatatttatgtgactgaaattttattattaaataaaaaaaatgagcaaTTATGATCAGCCATGGACCATTTCTTGCGCCAGGCTACCAGCCAGGGGCATTTCAAATGTCACTCCACCATCCAAGTTGACTATGCATCcaactttaattatttattcatttgttattatttttgtgcacattttaatatattgagtCATTCACACAAAATCTCCCCCTTGATGGTTATGACAATTTATTCACACATGATGGGGAAAAAGTCAAACCAAACCTGTTCAAAAAGAGTCAACCGAGctcataaatagaaaaaagctTACCCTATCTAATTCTCTTATATCTCTCATGGAAGTTttctatatcatttttttccttcccaaaaaaacttgtattattTTAAGAGAATATTTTCATAGATGattatcaataaaaatgatTACGTGCTGAGTTTttggttgttaatttttattaatagttatttatttttatcttagctATTTTTATAACCGATAACTTTTTCACGAGCATCAATCTATATATCAATAGCAAGCTTAATACATTAAGTAATGACTTAAATTTTCTagaaagataaatatttttataatttttttttcttcaccaattaagtttatttaataCTTGGCATCATCAAATTATACAAGTTTTGGATAAAAGTC is part of the Populus nigra chromosome 8, ddPopNigr1.1, whole genome shotgun sequence genome and harbors:
- the LOC133701062 gene encoding auxin-responsive protein SAUR32-like; translated protein: MDVSKGKGKFKGNLIIKTWERCISFGRGSKRTSRLERSLTPKSKSCPHIKVSLEDDHDQKHSRKSRVAPEGCFSVYVGPQKQRFVIKTEYANHPLFKILLEEAESEYGYNPEGPLTLPCNVDIFYKVLMAMEDTGIDNKIHRGCSFAKNYGSYHLLSPSRMIVLNQF